The nucleotide window ACTTCATTCTCGGAAATGTTTGCAGTTACTGAAAGTCCTGATAAATCGCCAATGTTAAGTAAAACATCGTCTCTTTTAATTCGTGATCCAGCATGCAGTTCTTTAACGCCGTCAGAAGATTTTTCTTCTGGGAATAGTACAATGCCGGACGTTTGTGCATAAATAGTGAGATCTTGCATATTTTCTTGCAAAATTTTGCTGACGCCATTCGTATCAGAAACAGACATATCCATGGTCGTTTGTAGGGATGATGGCATAAACACCAGATAGTGTTTCAATTTATTACTGGCATCAATGAAATTTAAAAAATTATTATGATATTGGCTTTTCTCATTAGAATATTCTTGTTCAGAAATTATTTTTTCATTATATAACATTTCTGTACCCATTATGCTTTTTTTGCTATCCAAGTAGGACTGTTTAACTCGAAGATAATTACTGATGGTTTCTCGAAATTCGTTTTCCATTTCCTGTGAGTGAATAGTAAAAAGTAAGTCACCTTTTTTTACAAAATCACCATAATGAAAATTAATTTTACTTATGACTCCACCCGCCGGACTGATGATTAGATCTTCTTGAATGGGTTTAATGGTGCCATTGTAATAGAGATGAGCATCACTGCTTCTGAGATTAACAGTAATAATATTAGTTTGTTTTTTTGCATTTTCCTGAGAATGACAAGCAGCAAGAAGGATGCAAACGATTAAAGCACAAAAATAGGGTAACATCTTGACCTGTAGATGGCGTTTACTCATGGAATTTTATGCACCACTTTTCTAATGTAATACCTAATAGACTTTGAAAAAGAACTTCATTGTCTACGTAAGAAATTTTTTCTGAAACCAATGCTAATTGTTGTAGCATATAAGTTCTTTGCAATGATGTGACTTCAAACATAGTCGAGCGTCCGTACATGAATTTTTTTTGAGCAATTTCAACGCTTTTTTGGGAATAATTCATTGCATCAGACGCAAGTTGAATCTGAGTGAGTTGTGTTTGTAAATTCTGTAAACTATTCATCACAGCCGCAATCAACTGCCGACGTTGTGTTTCAAGCTCAATGTTGAATTGCCGCAATGCGATTCTCGCTCGAACAATCGTTTGTTTGCGGGTAACATCATGGATAGGAATATTCAGATTCACAACTAAGGTGCGATCCCCGCCTGGCTTATCATTACCAATTGCATCTAGTTTATCGATATTTATAGTGGCGAAATCTTTATTTCGAATCAACTCTTGCTGCGCTCTACCAACTAAGTCCAGTTTCCATTGCTGCTCATTTTTTGCAACGAGGAGGGCAAGCTCAAGTTGTTTTAGTTTTAGCAACGAGCGTTGATATTCAATATTATTACATAACGCAATCTCTATTGCTTCAGAAGGGCTTGGCAAAGGATTAGGTCGTATTTTTATATGAGTATCTATTTTTAGATCCGATCTTGGATCTAGCCCTAATAATATCAGCAAACTCCTATAGTCTTGGGAGAATAAATTGTTTTCCCGTATCAGCGACATCCTTAACGTGGCAATTTGTGTCTCTTGTTGGATAATTTCAGTGCCAGCAAGTTTGCCCGCTTTTATGCGAAGATTGGTCGCATGTAAAGTTTTTAATGCTTCAACTAAGGTGGACTGAGCTATTTGCAAGTGATTATAATCCTGCACCAATTTATAATACTCTTGCACAACATGGGTCACGGTGGCCATGATCGTATCTTGAAGATTTAAACGATTAATGAGTTCCTGCTGAAAAGTGCTCAAATACGCAGCCTGAACTACTCGCGGCCCGCCACCCCGTAATAGGGGTTGGGTGACCTCGACAAAAGCAGCTGTCTCTCGTCCACGATTAACCTGGTCTGCCAATCCTAGGCCTATCATAGTGCCATAAGGTGTTTCCCATGTTGTTTTTGGATTTGTGGAGTAATAAGGTTTGGTGCCATTGGAATATGTAGCTGAAGCGTCAAAGCTATATTGAGGTAAGAATTGATTGCGAGCCACTTCTAAAGTAAACCGATCGACTGTACGTTGTAGTTCGGCGGAACGAATTTGGGGATTGTTTCGAAGTGCTAAGGCAATAGCGTCCTGTAATGATAAGTACTTAGGTACAAAACAGGGATCATTTCTGTGAGGAATATCTCTGGGGATTGCAAAGAGGGACCCTGATATTAAAAACAGTAGAACAATGAGGGGTTGAAAACGAGCTCCAAGTAGGGTCATTTTATTAGCTTTATCACGTGATTTTACCCGGGCAGCGAAGGAAGGCGAAATGGTACAGCAAATTCCCCGCCATGGCAACTTTTGCTCACTAAAGTTATATGTTGAACGGGCAGGTATAGTCAAACCTTCTGGATTATTATAGAATCTCGCGTTAAATCAACTAATCATTGCTTTCTCAGGAGAAAAAATGAAAATAAAACAAGTAGGTCTATTTTTGGGCACGTTGCTACTCACACTTTCTAGCTATGCCAACCTCAAAAGCTCTAGCATCACATTGATAGGTGGTACGATTAAGCCCCACGAAACGCTGACAATCGCTTTGACCTCTTTACTACCAGGTGTTAAATATAATGTTACTGCGAAAATTAATGATGCCAACAATAAGAAAAATAAAGTGATTTTAAAAGCTGAGCAGGTCGGCGAGTATGGATATTCTTGGTGGGGTATCACATTAAATGGTAGATATATAAGTGGCTCTCAGTTTATGTTAAACCAAGTAGATAACACGGTTGACTTTGAGCTCTCCGATTGTACTACCCCCATTACAATAACTAACTTAGATGATGCTGACTCAGTGATAGTAACTGCTGTAGCAACTCCATCAGTAAGCAATTAATTTAAATTATCTGCAATAAAAAAGGCTAGTTGCGAAGCTAGCCTTCATGCAGACGTATTATCTATCCCAAGGATCAATAATCCTACACCGTCTTATAACAGAAATCACTAACGTTTCGTGTAACAACCTCAAATAATGGTGTAAAACTTGGTTATCTAAGTCCAGAATATTTTGAAGCATAAATGGGGGGTCGCATAGTTGAGTGTCTGTCTTTTCGGGGGCAGATCAATATACTTTACATAAAAAAAGAATATCTTAGCATGCAATCTTTTTTACACCTTTTAGCTACTTTTTTCGTGCGCTATTTCTCTGGGGCAGCCATTTATATTAACTTAGTAGAGCACCATGCTAGAAAGTCCTGTGGTACTGAATTAGCAAAACTTTCGTTACTTTTTTTCTTCTCCTCACTAATCTTGAGCCAGTGCGTCCTTTTAATTAGTGAGTAGTTACTTTTTTCTTCGCTATGATTTTGCATAGTATTTCCCCATGGTCATTGAATGATAATAGAACCTCATTTTCAAATAAAAAAAGTGGGGTGGATTTACCGCTTACCTACAAAACAGGATGATGCTGACTTTTTGCTTGAATTGTGCAAAATTTGAACCAGATTACACCTTTCTACCTCTAAGCATTGGCAGACGCAGGGAATTATATTGTGGCTAAACTTAAATTGGTGCACTTTCACCCACAGAAATTTAACCTCTTACCTTACTGCGATGCCGCTTTATGTAAATACAGCGGTAATATCTTAGTGAGTTATAAATCTAAAGACATCAAGCTCGACTTTTTCTTGGGTAGAAACAGAGTGGCGAGTCTCAAAAAACATAGTAAACATGCATAAACTACTATAGAATTCTGCCTCATCAATCGCACTGTTATTATATCCGGAGGAAAAATGAAAATAAAACAAATAAGCCTATTGCTGATCATGTTGGTTATTAACTTTTCCGGTTATGCTAGCCTAAAGAATTCCAATATCACATTAATAGGTGGTTCAATTAAGCCACATGAAACATTGGTAATATCTTTGAGCCCATTGCTGCCAAATGTTAGCTATAATGTGTTGGCAAAAATCAATGATCCAAATAATAAAAAAAATAAAGTTATTTTAAAAGTTCTGCAGGAGGAC belongs to Gammaproteobacteria bacterium and includes:
- a CDS encoding efflux RND transporter periplasmic adaptor subunit, producing MSKRHLQVKMLPYFCALIVCILLAACHSQENAKKQTNIITVNLRSSDAHLYYNGTIKPIQEDLIISPAGGVISKINFHYGDFVKKGDLLFTIHSQEMENEFRETISNYLRVKQSYLDSKKSIMGTEMLYNEKIISEQEYSNEKSQYHNNFLNFIDASNKLKHYLVFMPSSLQTTMDMSVSDTNGVSKILQENMQDLTIYAQTSGIVLFPEEKSSDGVKELHAGSRIKRDDVLLNIGDLSGLSVTANISENEVNRLKVGAPAILSFASDLELELRGKIVSIAKQAKNGENIGFSLFPVVIHIPQLPPDKLNKIRVGMNAKIDMVIEDPPAIRIPIAAVFQKDDRQWVKIIDPKTEKIIDREVKTGPTTQNEVMIQSGLHSGDRVIAND
- a CDS encoding TolC family protein, which encodes MTLLGARFQPLIVLLFLISGSLFAIPRDIPHRNDPCFVPKYLSLQDAIALALRNNPQIRSAELQRTVDRFTLEVARNQFLPQYSFDASATYSNGTKPYYSTNPKTTWETPYGTMIGLGLADQVNRGRETAAFVEVTQPLLRGGGPRVVQAAYLSTFQQELINRLNLQDTIMATVTHVVQEYYKLVQDYNHLQIAQSTLVEALKTLHATNLRIKAGKLAGTEIIQQETQIATLRMSLIRENNLFSQDYRSLLILLGLDPRSDLKIDTHIKIRPNPLPSPSEAIEIALCNNIEYQRSLLKLKQLELALLVAKNEQQWKLDLVGRAQQELIRNKDFATINIDKLDAIGNDKPGGDRTLVVNLNIPIHDVTRKQTIVRARIALRQFNIELETQRRQLIAAVMNSLQNLQTQLTQIQLASDAMNYSQKSVEIAQKKFMYGRSTMFEVTSLQRTYMLQQLALVSEKISYVDNEVLFQSLLGITLEKWCIKFHE